The following DNA comes from Notolabrus celidotus isolate fNotCel1 chromosome 12, fNotCel1.pri, whole genome shotgun sequence.
gaccacattaaccgagaccaagccAAGCTAAGACCaggacatttagggatcgagaccgaatCAAGACCAAGaacaaggcagggcaagaccgagacaagaccaagaccatgtatatcaatgaaaaatcattatgagacttaacaaaatcaaagacttctgtttattttatttaagtttgctttgaatactattgacagcaacaaactagggttggttttgtctttgctgcctttcttttgactccttaagtttcgtttttttctcttatcacagtaatgacaggggcACAGAGTGCAtcaaaatgctttcgattccgagacCGAGACCTGAAATAGGTGGcatcgagaccaagaccggtctcgagtactacaacactagtagGGGAAATGACAAGAATGGAAGTAAATGGACAAATCCTAAAAGGCGGTAAAGCAAACACATACAAGGAtcttttaaataatgtttaacACTTACATTTACTCAACGTAATGCAGGAAAACACCATCAACTTTCTATCTCTGTTCACATCAGTCTTAAAGGACTTTGACAAACCACCACTCTGCTGAGAGAAAGATGCACTGCTCCCCTTACTGTTGTTTCAAAAACTTCAAAACTTAAGGTTAGAATTCAGGTTCTCTAGGCATGTGCCACTAAGTCACTTAATGTCACTTTAATgtggtatgtgtgtgagtgtgtatttttCCCATGCACCACTTAACGAGACTCTTAAATCCTGAGTGCTGCCTGAGAGCACAGTGCTCCGTTTACTCGCACATTCTTGTACACTTGCTCCTCTGCCTCGCTGTTTGTGTTGGCGCGGACACAGAGGCAGATTTTCTTTTGGGCCACATCCTTCTCACAAACTCTGAACATGAGGCTCGGTTTGTAAAACTAATGTTGTTTCCCCCGGGAGAGCTACTGAGCTAATAGAACAAGatatttagagagagagagagagagagagagagagagagagagagagagagagagagagagagagagaggatgatacTGGTTGGAGATGAAGACAGCAAAATGAAAGAAGCGCTAAAGGAAATTGAGGAGCAGAGTATAAATAGAGGCGAGGGAAGTGAAAAAGTGGATGAAAAGGAAGCGAAAGAACACAAAAGGGGAGACAGACATGGGGTCTTTTcatcaaatgtcaacacttAACCGACCTCTGACCTCAGGCTGGTTTGTGGGTCAATCACAGCATCTGACCCTGGTGGAAAGTCTCACTGACGCAAATACACAACACTGTGTATTTTTGACAGCTCTCGCTATTATCTCCTCTATACGTAGCCTCTGCCCTTTCCTTTCCATCCTTCTTCACAGCGCAGTGATAACAAGCGGTCATCCCTtggctcctctcctcctctctttagaCGTCTCCAgcaaacagtctttcatcttcCCTGTCTGAATTTCCCTGCCCTGTTATTAAAAGTAGCCTGTCAAACAAACTAGGAGTCCCATAAGTCCATCCTCTCCCCTCTTGGCTGTTTCGCacaacaaataaattattaaagtGCAGATTTTGTAGTCCAGAAACTGATGACATGATTAATTTATAGTCATGTACGGGGTTGGGTTTTTCATTAGCTGAGTACTGTTGATGTTCAGAATGTGAATATTAAAACGAGTGTAGatattttgctttttaatgaTACTTTTGAGCTGAATGTTTGGAGTGtttgaagaataaaaaacatttttatctttACTTATTTCTCTCGTACTCATCCATTATTTCCCGTATGAAAACCCTTATAGTTTCTTTCTGTGCAAACAAATCAATTCATAGTTATTACAGCTGTAATCTCACGACCCTACATTTCTCCCTGACTATGATATGAATCTTATTTTGTGAAATAATGTTCTTTAAATAAGtacacttttcaaaacatgcCACATGCTGATTGCTTCCTCCGTGACTTGACTGTAAAGCACTGCAAACTGGACGTAGCACTTTAACCCCCGTCACATAAACAACCCCGTCCTGTCTTTGCGGTTTGTTTCCACACATTAAAGCCTCACACAAGCCTTCATGTGTTTCTGTACCACAGGATTTATGACGCTGTATGTGCTGCAGTCACTTCATTAGCACAAATGGAGCTCCTTCCCCTTCcctggtttctcctctctgtaatgTAATCTCCTCGTTGCGTAGTTGCTGCATAGCTAGATGCATGGTAGAGTTTAGAGAGCTATATCCCCACAGGATCCAGTTTGGATCCAGCCTGTGCTCTAGTTGCTTCTCTCCCATTGATATCTGGGACACTATGTGcatcttaatgtgtgtgttgaatGGAGAACACTGACAGTGACTGACTCAGGGTCCCTGAACACTTTTTTACTGCAGTTCATACACCTTTAAGGGGATACTGATACTTCTGACTCACTATCTCTGCAGAAAACGGCTGCAACAGATGCAAATGCAACCCACATTAAGATAGCGTTTATTATGAAAAAGCATAGTTTGGTACCATGCGGTCAGTTAAAACTTTGTACATGTAATTTGTATAACTAAGAAACGACTTCCAGAAAGTTTGGTGCCAGGATCTGAGTGTGAGTCTTGCATAATAATCTCTGTTTTCGTGTGTTCTCTCTGCAGTATGTAGTGGAAGCGTAACCGTAGAGGTGACTCCTAAAGTGGAAGTCCTAAAAGGAGAGACTGCCAAGCTGCCCTGCAAATACACAGTGTCATCACCAAGCAACACTGTTGTCGAATGGTTCATCGTGAGTCATCTATACAccttcattttctctcctttgaATACCTTTTAATGCAGGAAATAGCTTTTTGGCTCTACTACTCCTCATAGTTATCTGTCCTCTTGCTGTGTCTCCTTCTATCTCTcccaggaggagcaggaaaccaggaagcGTGTTGCTTTCCGCTCTCAGGGCGGTGTGGCACAAAGCGACGACGGCACTCCTCTGACCGGGAGAGTCACAATCGGAGAGGACTCCACCTTGACCATCTCGTCGGTTCAACCCTCAGACGAGCTCAACTTCTTCTGCCAGGTCACCGCTGGCTCTGCTGGGGTCGGGGATGCCGCCACTATGCTGCTTGTCTTCTGTGAGTCCACCAGTCCCCCTTTGaccttttatgtgacttcagcACAACCTCTTCAAAGAGACCCCCTTCTCACTTTCCCATCAGTTGGTGATGTGAGGAATTTATGGCTTGTTTTGTTGCTGTCACAGCGACTAAAGATTTACGGCTTCAATCTTGATCTGCGTGTGTTCACGCATACTTTCATTTAGCAGTAGCTTAATTGTACCTAATGCAATGTAATGAATTTTACTGATTGCATTTCATACGCACTGAAAATAACTCCAAGATAAACCTTTTAAAAGATAAAGATGCAGTATCATAAAGTTTGATTAGCTGCAattttctacatttaaaaagcaaagagaagacttcagagtgtttttttctcatcatgTATAGACTTTTTGAGAACCTTAACATGCCTGTGGTAGCCAATTCCCCAGAGGTCAATTAACCACAATCTAATCAATCTTGACACAATTGATAAATAGCTCAATCCCACCTGTCATGTCTCATATATATCACCTTAATAGCAGTCCAGATTTATCACCAAGGCGCTGAGGGGCTGACCCTTGGTGCAGGCTGCTGCGCCCTTGCCCTTTCCACATAGCAGCCCTAAGTAAACATTAATTACACTTTTAGCATTAAGTAAACCAACTAAAGTGAAAAGTATTCATTTGCATTTTGAAACTGGGTGATCAATCACTTCAAAGAGGGGAGGTATGCATCAGCAGGAAAGCGAAACAACACTTACTTAATCAGGCATCCTCTTGAAAGGAACTCACAAGTTATCTATTAACATTTACGCACTCTGAGCTTTAAAGTAATGCCATAAAATACACTATTAATCCTCAGTGGTGGACAATGCCTCAATGCAGTGTGGTTTGACAAAAGCCCTTTTAGTTGCACTTTATGCCCACagttgtaaaaaaacaaaccgtCTCCCAAACCTGCAATTATTCTTACTTCACATTTGACCACTTGACTCACTTAGAGGATGAAGTATTGTGTGCCTGCCCTGCTTTAACTTAATAGGAGTGAGCTATGAGACTCCCTGAGGGTCAGCCTGGTTTCCTTCTATTGGTAGATAAACAATAGAGAAGAAAGAGTATGACAGCTTTAGAGGAACATAATTTACTGTACCAAATCAAAAGAGAAAGTTGAAGGAgtttttgtcattttgagtAAATAAAACAGCTTTTGAAAGTCAagagtcctcagtgttcaaCTAAATTACTTTTTGCACATGCAGTCACAGCttaggagaagaggagaggatggcTATAAAAATGCTTCATCTgattttggagcagcaacaaaaacaactgaaaaaaaaacgagtgagtgagtgagtgagactGGAAGAGGAATACCCAtccactgtttatttttataagcAGCCGACAGCTGCAGGCGGTGATAAGATGACCTCGTATGTGAACAAGCGAGCAAAgggaataaaacagaaacaaggagGAACGCTCACACCTgtggttgtgtgtatgtgtgtgttagagtcagtgtttttttgttatttgacCCTTATCAGCTCATGTGAACCAGGTCACAGTGGAATGGTGTGGAGCGGAATATTTACTGCCTCACTTAATTAGAAAGGTCAGCAAGGCATGTGGGCTACTCTGTTTATGTAGAATTGGAGTgtgttagtttgtgtgtgtgtgtgcatgcatccaTGTTACAGGTTTTCCTTCCAGGGAATCATAATGATGTAATAatgatttccttttctttccgtTTCCTGCTTCAGTCGCCCCTGAGAAGCCAGAACTCACAAGGCCGTCAAGTCAGGCTATTACTGCAGGAGAGACTACCAGCTCTGAGGTGTGTGGAATACTTCTCTTACAATGTTTGAAACCAGCATTTTTGCTTGCATTCAttcaaacaatgaaaacacacatgtaAGGGTGGGTTTCTTTTGTCTTGGTGTATCAGATTGGTACCTGTGTGACCAAAAATGGACATCCACAGCCAAGGATCATCTGGTTTAAGGATGGCCAGCCCCTGCCTGAGGTCAAAGACAGGAAAGAGAGTACGTGTCTTCTGGCTACTTTTTGtagtataacaaaaaaacaataaagtccAAGTGTCCAATAAGTGATTCAAGCGGAGATTAACTTGTGTGCTTtgattccttccttcctctgtcAGAGACCTACATGATCCCCTCTGTGGTTAAGGAGGCCTCAGGTCTCTTCACTATCAAGAGCACCCTGTACATGCAGCCAACCAAGGCGGACAAGGACTCTGTGTTCCAGTGCACCGTGGAGTTCAGCATGCCGGGAGACCAGATCAAACAGAAGAAGTCCGACACTATCACCATCAACCTCAACTGTGAGTAGAGGGGAGAAACAAGGGTTTCATTTAGGTTAGCTTCAAGGTGCCGGTTAATGGATTTTCTACCTTCAAACAGACCAGTGCTGTCTGTTCTCACCTGTTTACAATCTCTATGCTAAGTTAGGATACCCATATTTGGGAGTGCTAAGATGTTTTCTCATGTAAACCTAGCCAAGAAGTCTTGCTTAATTTTTTTGCAGCATGAGCTAGCTTAATTGTTCAAAAGCTTAATCGTTCGTTAGCTTAGTCGGTCATTTGCTTAATCGTTTACTAGCTTAAATGTTcgctagtctttttttttgctatcaGACTAGGCTGCTGCCCCTTGCTAGACCAGATGATCGAGACCGGGCAGATACAGGGTTGAAGGAAAAAAGgagcaaaaaacaaaagcaaaaaaatctgacttctTATAGCGTCacttccaagcggcaacctccggtctaaaaatatgagtccaatgcggaagtgttaaaaactgcagttcatcgaggatccgcttgaggctggctccggaagtaccggaaaccacatacacaccaattcaaaaaagccgatcattacagcagaaataaacatgtttacagcctggtacaaaagacgtgtgtagtctggatagctcatttctcgatcggcacacactgaagagggggtgaatttttttctaacacagcaatttcgaagatgtTGAGAtcacaatgagaggcacagctgacttcattgacaggcgggaacactgttgctgcctctttatgtcacaatcgcttgaaAGCAGCAATATGTTCGCCGCCGCCGAGTGGCCtcaaacaacgcttcagaaacagatgggtgacgtcacggatactacgtccatattttatacagtctatggtcacttCCAAAGAATacaaattatcttttttttgcaACAGTTTTAACAGCCTTGCTGTTTTTTCACGACCTATGATTGTGGTCATGATTGTGTAAACCCCTCAAGTACTTACATAAATCAAGTTACCAATTCAAACCATAAAAATGAAGTTCCCACTTCAGTTTTGAACTTTATTCCGTATAATTAAAAAAGCCAACAACCTAGCTAGCATGTTATTCCTGGGCACATTGATGGTGTTTTCTGCTAATGCTAACTGTCAATAAAGCTCACATGCTCATGTTTATCATGTATAATAAGAGCTTACATAAAAGCTAGCACCTGTTTTTAACACAGCTATGTTTTGAGTTAAATGCTAACATTGGCATGTTACTATACACATGTCGACGCTGCAACTAACAGACTTATGTTTAGCCAGTTTCAAGTTTACCATGTGTATGATCTTAATTTATGTTAGCATGTTAAAAAGAGCTAACTAAAACAAGAACAGCAGAGCTATTGTATGTTTGATGGGAATGTGATCACAACAACAGAGCAGTAGCATAGCAAGTAAGGCTAACCCTGGACCAAAACCTCTGCTTCATTTATGCTCGGTTTGTATGCCTCTCATGCCATTTCATtctcatgtttttttgtcattaaaataaagatatgCCTCTTGatatttgacttggtaaacagAAAGCTATCAGTGCTCTCTTCACTTTCTGGATCTATTTTATTGATTACATATTTTTCCTCTGTTAAAAACTAAATCTTAATATAACATTTGGTGAGGCAAAGAAAAATGACTGTATCCATCTTGAATGCATTGCTGATCTCTATCGGATGACATGCAGTGCAACAGTGTAAGTGTATCCACAGGATATATTCTCACCTGTTCCATATCTGTTCTTGTCCATCTAGATCCCTCTGAGAAAGCGACCTTTTCCCTACTCAACACTGATCCCGTCAAAGAGGGCGACACTGTAACCATGAAGTGTGAGACCGATGGAAACCCTCAGCCTGAGTTTGACTTCACAAAAGATGCACGTgtacattttatgttttattaagaGGGAAACAGCATGTCTGATAGTTTTCTTCTTTAGCTCCAGCTTTTCAAAAATTCTATGATCATCTTTGTTGCTCTCCCGCTCAGTTTGTTCTCTCTCCTTTCCCTTCCAGGGTAAAGCAGTCAGTGGTCAGGGGGGTGTCCTCACCCTAAAGTCCGTCAAACGCACGGACGGTGGCGTGTACGAGTGCACAGCCACAGATTTCGATAACCTGGAAGCTGACCTGTCTGGAACTATCACCCTCACTGTTAACTGTGAgttacagacagacacactAAACTGTAGAAAAAAgtagaaacacagagaacaatGTGCCCTCTGTTTGTGGAGTGGTAAATCATAGATTTAAAAGCATATAAAGGGATTAGGTTTAGATGGAATCCTTTCAGGAGGCTGATATCCAATTCAATTTTTCACAGTTCATCTGTTACTTTAATCCTATCGCAAGTACACTCACTAATTTGATCTTATCGCACACATTACGTGGAGATAGACTACAAATAGCATGGAATGGGCTTAACTTGGCCTTCCAAATAGGCTTAACTTCAGAGGAGGTGCATTAGCTTTGTTCTTACAAAAAGAGCATAgta
Coding sequences within:
- the bcam gene encoding basal cell adhesion molecule isoform X2: MDRITFGRTSLLLCTLLLWAFQVCSGSVTVEVTPKVEVLKGETAKLPCKYTVSSPSNTVVEWFIEEQETRKRVAFRSQGGVAQSDDGTPLTGRVTIGEDSTLTISSVQPSDELNFFCQVTAGSAGVGDAATMLLVFFAPEKPELTRPSSQAITAGETTSSEIGTCVTKNGHPQPRIIWFKDGQPLPEVKDRKEKTYMIPSVVKEASGLFTIKSTLYMQPTKADKDSVFQCTVEFSMPGDQIKQKKSDTITINLNYPSEKATFSLLNTDPVKEGDTVTMKCETDGNPQPEFDFTKDGKAVSGQGGVLTLKSVKRTDGGVYECTATDFDNLEADLSGTITLTVNYMDPVSVTPAQPQVVMHGDKVEWQCKTKASAKHTLQWKKGSEVLSQDGMLSIQDVSYDNAGEYMCVGAVPSVPGLTDQASVNLTVKGKPMIETPAAGEVGKEGDMVTLKCSAYGSPAPQFTWKPSGKESVTVEGNKVVSMVTLQATPEVMKDGATCEASNEHGTDSKTFLVSLKRAIDNSADRADKQQGGSSGVVIAVVVCVLLLLLLVALIYFLNKKSKLPCGKKDKKEVASGEVNNDIVVEMKTDKANEEAGLLNKRPSTEQ
- the bcam gene encoding basal cell adhesion molecule isoform X3 yields the protein MDRITFGRTSLLLCTLLLWAFQVCSGSVTVEVTPKVEVLKGETAKLPCKYTVSSPSNTVVEWFIEEQETRKRVAFRSQGGVAQSDDGTPLTGRVTIGEDSTLTISSVQPSDELNFFCQVTAGSAGVGDAATMLLVFFAPEKPELTRPSSQAITAGETTSSEIGTCVTKNGHPQPRIIWFKDGQPLPEVKDRKEKTYMIPSVVKEASGLFTIKSTLYMQPTKADKDSVFQCTVEFSMPGDQIKQKKSDTITINLNYPSEKATFSLLNTDPVKEGDTVTMKCETDGNPQPEFDFTKDGKAVSGQGGVLTLKSVKRTDGGVYECTATDFDNLEADLSGTITLTVNYMDPVSVTPAQPQVVMHGDKVEWQCKTKASAKHTLQWKKGSEVLSQDGMLSIQDVSYDNAGEYMCVGAVPSVPGLTDQASVNLTVKGKPMIETPAAGEVGKEGDMVTLKCSAYGSPAPQFTWKPSGKESVTVEGNKVVSMVTLQATPEVMKDGATCEASNEHGTDSKTFLVSLKRADKQQGGSSGVVIAVVVCVLLLLLLVALIYFLNKKSKLPCGKKDKKEVASGEVNNDIVVEMKTDKANEEAGLLNKRPSTEQ
- the bcam gene encoding basal cell adhesion molecule isoform X1: MDRITFGRTSLLLCTLLLWAFQVCSGSVTVEVTPKVEVLKGETAKLPCKYTVSSPSNTVVEWFIEEQETRKRVAFRSQGGVAQSDDGTPLTGRVTIGEDSTLTISSVQPSDELNFFCQVTAGSAGVGDAATMLLVFFAPEKPELTRPSSQAITAGETTSSEIGTCVTKNGHPQPRIIWFKDGQPLPEVKDRKEKTYMIPSVVKEASGLFTIKSTLYMQPTKADKDSVFQCTVEFSMPGDQIKQKKSDTITINLNYPSEKATFSLLNTDPVKEGDTVTMKCETDGNPQPEFDFTKDGKAVSGQGGVLTLKSVKRTDGGVYECTATDFDNLEADLSGTITLTVNYMDPVSVTPAQPQVVMHGDKVEWQCKTKASAKHTLQWKKGSEVLSQDGMLSIQDVSYDNAGEYMCVGAVPSVPGLTDQASVNLTVKGKPMIETPAAGEVGKEGDMVTLKCSAYGSPAPQFTWKPSGKESVTVEGNKVVSMVTLQATPEVMKDGATCEASNEHGTDSKTFLVSLKRAIDNSADRVLLSGNPVLTSADKQQGGSSGVVIAVVVCVLLLLLLVALIYFLNKKSKLPCGKKDKKEVASGEVNNDIVVEMKTDKANEEAGLLNKRPSTEQ